A window of the Thalassophryne amazonica chromosome 11, fThaAma1.1, whole genome shotgun sequence genome harbors these coding sequences:
- the nxt2 gene encoding NTF2-related export protein 2 — MATLLDFRTQADQSCRYSEEFVNIYYDCMDKKRRNLTRLYLDKATLVWNGNAVSGQDALAEFFESLPSSEFQVQTLDCQSVHEQATQGQTTLLVVTGGTVKFEGNKQRFFNQNFLLTAQASPNNDQPVWKIASDCFRFQDWNN, encoded by the exons GATTTCAGGACCCAGGCTGACCAGTCTTGCAGATATTCAGAAGAATTTGTCAATATTTATTATGACTGCATGGATAAAAAACGGCGG AACCTGACTCGTCTCTATCTGGATAAAGCGACTTTGGTATGGAATGGTAATGCAGTCTCAGGACAGGATGCTCTGGCCGAGTTTTTCGAGTCGCTGCCATCTAGCGAGTTTCAAGTTCAGACACTGGATTGTCAGTCAGTTCATG AACAGGCAACCCAAGGCCAGACTACACTGCTCGTGGTGACTGGTGGAACAGTCAAGTTCGAAGGGAACAAACAGCGTTTCTTCAATCAGAACTTTCTATTGACAGCTCAGGCTTCACCCAACAATGACCAGCCTGTTTGGAAGATTGCCAGTGACTGTTTCCGTTTTCAAGACTGGAATAACTGA